One Pararhizobium sp. IMCC3301 DNA segment encodes these proteins:
- a CDS encoding ribonuclease, producing the protein MVYRQLAAALIAVLAAGMLLSPGFAREIRGARSGDFDFYVLALSWSPSFCEDQQTASQNRQQCGAGKSFNFIVHGLWPQFKGGDWPAFCASDKPQRVPDQLARQMLDIMPGFSLIGNQWRKHGVCSGLDQQSYFELARQARDKIVIPPVLRTLDRKVAVDPLALEAAFAKFNDGLDPEEMAISCADNKIMEIRLCMTPELGFRDCPNVDLNGCKRGRLIMPPVR; encoded by the coding sequence ATGGTTTATCGTCAATTGGCCGCTGCATTGATTGCTGTTCTTGCTGCCGGCATGTTGCTGTCGCCGGGATTTGCCCGCGAAATACGTGGTGCCCGATCCGGCGACTTTGATTTCTATGTGTTGGCGCTGTCATGGTCGCCAAGTTTTTGCGAGGATCAGCAGACCGCTTCGCAAAACCGCCAGCAATGTGGTGCCGGAAAATCCTTCAATTTTATTGTTCATGGTCTGTGGCCACAATTCAAGGGCGGCGACTGGCCGGCCTTTTGTGCCAGTGACAAGCCGCAGCGTGTGCCCGATCAACTGGCCCGCCAGATGCTGGACATCATGCCGGGTTTCAGCCTCATCGGAAATCAATGGCGCAAGCATGGCGTCTGTTCGGGGCTGGATCAGCAATCCTATTTTGAACTGGCGCGCCAGGCCCGCGACAAGATTGTCATTCCGCCGGTGCTGCGCACGCTCGACCGCAAGGTAGCGGTCGATCCGTTGGCGCTGGAGGCCGCTTTCGCAAAATTCAATGACGGGCTCGATCCGGAGGAAATGGCTATCTCCTGCGCCGATAACAAAATTATGGAAATCCGCCTGTGCATGACGCCTGAACTGGGTTTTCGCGATTGCCCGAATGTCGATCTGAACGGCTGCAAGCGCGGCCGGCTGATCATGCCGCCAGTGCGATGA
- a CDS encoding 23S rRNA (adenine(2030)-N(6))-methyltransferase RlmJ: MNYLHAYHAGNFADVVKHVTMVAIITYLQRKETPFRIIDMHAGSGRYSLTGREARATGEAEAGINRLFEDGNPLKPVSLSPDLDQLLQPYLSVISRLNPGTALDVFPGSPLLARHLLRPTDRLTACELRDTEFARLEKLFAGDRQVLTRHIDSWTGLKGLVPPDLKRGLIVMDPPYEQPHEFERALDAISTAVRRFPMGIYMLWYPIKARYLADRWAKSMAKRKPLLGVETILRAELYVRPPDNADQLNGTGLHIINPPYTLQRTLEDSLPVLQRVLQQAAPTQRFHKTLVELL, encoded by the coding sequence ATGAATTATCTTCACGCCTATCACGCCGGAAATTTCGCTGATGTGGTGAAACATGTCACCATGGTGGCGATCATCACCTATCTGCAGCGCAAGGAAACACCGTTCCGCATCATCGATATGCATGCCGGCTCCGGCCGATATAGTCTGACCGGCCGGGAAGCCCGGGCAACCGGAGAGGCGGAAGCTGGTATCAACCGTCTGTTTGAGGATGGCAATCCGCTGAAGCCGGTGTCACTCAGCCCCGATCTCGACCAACTGCTACAGCCTTATCTGTCGGTTATCAGCCGGTTGAATCCGGGCACCGCGCTGGATGTTTTTCCCGGCTCGCCCCTGCTCGCCAGACATTTGCTGCGCCCCACTGACCGGTTGACCGCCTGTGAATTGCGCGACACTGAATTTGCCCGGCTGGAAAAGCTGTTTGCCGGAGACCGTCAGGTTCTGACCCGTCACATTGACAGCTGGACGGGATTGAAAGGCCTGGTGCCACCCGATCTGAAGCGCGGCCTGATTGTCATGGACCCGCCCTATGAACAGCCCCATGAATTTGAACGCGCTCTGGATGCTATCAGCACGGCTGTCAGGCGGTTCCCGATGGGCATCTATATGCTGTGGTACCCGATCAAGGCGCGCTATCTGGCAGACCGCTGGGCGAAATCCATGGCAAAGCGCAAACCACTGCTTGGCGTCGAAACCATTTTGCGGGCCGAATTGTATGTGCGGCCACCGGATAATGCCGATCAGTTGAACGGCACCGGCCTGCACATCATCAATCCGCCCTACACGCTGCAACGCACGCTGGAAGACAGCCTGCCGGTGCTGCAGCGTGTCCTTCAACAGGCCGCACCAACCCAACGCTTTCATAAAACCCTGGTTGAATTACTGTAA